A window of the Gemmatimonadota bacterium genome harbors these coding sequences:
- a CDS encoding porin family protein, translated as MRKATMFALALWPLASALELTAQSTHDPAQDIITLNVIGGGFSPVSDLGSSQFDAAGTVGGTVGVWLHRYVGIRASVVWAQTDVSGPASADVTGVDPNVWAYSGDVVLRVPIDARSGWIVPYIVGGLGAKTYDFDGVDTETELAVSFGGGVEYRFPSSRWGVNLEARDYVSSFELYGIDETQHDLVWTGGITLSF; from the coding sequence ATGAGAAAAGCTACCATGTTCGCTTTGGCCTTGTGGCCCCTCGCCTCGGCTCTAGAGTTGACCGCCCAGTCAACTCACGACCCCGCGCAGGACATCATCACCCTGAACGTGATCGGCGGAGGGTTCAGTCCAGTGTCGGACCTGGGCAGCAGCCAGTTCGATGCTGCAGGAACGGTAGGCGGAACGGTTGGAGTTTGGCTGCACCGGTACGTGGGCATCCGGGCGAGCGTGGTGTGGGCCCAGACGGACGTGAGTGGGCCGGCGTCGGCAGATGTTACGGGCGTTGACCCGAATGTTTGGGCATACAGCGGCGACGTTGTCCTGCGCGTGCCCATCGATGCCCGGAGCGGATGGATCGTTCCGTACATCGTCGGTGGTCTAGGTGCGAAGACTTATGACTTCGATGGCGTCGACACGGAGACGGAGCTCGCAGTGAGTTTCGGAGGCGGAGTTGAGTATCGCTTTCCCTCCTCGCGATGGGGGGTCAACCTGGAGGCGCGCGACTACGTCTCCAGCTTCGAGCTCTATGGGATCGACGAGACCCAGCACGATTTGGTCTGGACCGGCGGGATCACGCTGAGCTTCTGA
- a CDS encoding response regulator transcription factor: protein MVEALTVLLVDDHAMFRAGIKALLEAEGRVTVVGEASTGDEAVDRARELKPDVVVMDLSMPGSNGLEATRRIVALGLDTKVLVLTVHAEEEYLVPVVDAGASGYLTKTSADTELLEAIKIVARGQVFLPPKATTLLLRRYKQADGDDGVGLHDLSTREQEVMALTAEGFSSREIGKKLFISPKTVDTYRSRIMEKLGLNHRSELVRFALRVGLLKEM, encoded by the coding sequence ATGGTGGAAGCATTGACCGTTCTCCTCGTAGACGACCACGCCATGTTTCGGGCAGGTATCAAAGCCCTGCTCGAGGCGGAGGGTCGGGTCACGGTGGTCGGGGAGGCGTCCACTGGTGACGAGGCAGTGGATCGCGCCCGCGAGCTCAAACCGGACGTCGTCGTCATGGACTTGTCGATGCCCGGCTCGAATGGGCTGGAGGCAACTCGGCGGATCGTCGCGTTGGGTCTCGATACCAAGGTGCTCGTGCTCACGGTACACGCCGAAGAGGAGTACCTCGTACCGGTCGTCGACGCCGGGGCAAGCGGATACCTGACCAAGACCAGCGCCGATACAGAGCTTCTGGAGGCGATCAAGATCGTCGCCAGGGGACAGGTGTTCCTGCCTCCGAAGGCTACTACGCTGCTGCTCCGGCGCTACAAGCAGGCGGACGGCGACGACGGTGTAGGTCTCCACGACCTGAGCACACGCGAACAGGAGGTCATGGCGCTGACGGCGGAGGGGTTCAGCTCTCGTGAAATCGGCAAGAAGCTATTCATCAGCCCGAAGACTGTGGACACGTACCGCTCGCGAATCATGGAAAAGCTAGGGCTCAACCACCGCAGTGAACTCGTGCGCTTCGCGTTGCGCGTGGGGCTGTTGAAAGAGATGTGA
- a CDS encoding HAMP domain-containing protein: protein MRVKLPPDQKEVSKTIPPTSRTNATATSLPQSPYAKKFLAVPLFWKILLGNLVVAGLGIVAGSWLTRGASGGLLLLPVVEVITAVILGAGLVNAALIHLALRPLESLEDAAMHVSAGDLSIRVPETALADPDLRRLSRTFNHMLETLEEAQRHQQESSKQLIRSGEQERRRVSRGLYSDVAQRLAGVLVRLQTDLDQPFSGTPGGTAGLAHEIRAALDGVRRMARHLHPPELDELGVYAALAAHARSVTEQTAMEVSLIGDIPELRLSADARLELFRIVEELTANAARLDASKVTVHFHSSESALVTNVTDDGTGAGSGRGSGEMGRHSDYLTLYERARHIGGTFQIESGRGRGMHFRLVIPWQATETERMASA from the coding sequence ATGAGGGTCAAACTGCCGCCAGATCAAAAGGAGGTCTCGAAGACGATCCCGCCGACGTCGCGGACCAATGCAACAGCTACGTCGCTGCCGCAATCACCATACGCGAAGAAGTTCCTCGCGGTACCCCTGTTCTGGAAGATCCTGCTTGGCAACCTCGTGGTCGCCGGCCTGGGGATCGTCGCCGGGTCGTGGCTCACGCGGGGCGCGTCGGGCGGGCTGCTGCTGCTTCCCGTGGTGGAGGTGATCACGGCGGTGATCCTGGGAGCCGGTCTGGTGAACGCCGCGCTCATCCATCTCGCGCTACGTCCGCTGGAGTCGCTGGAAGATGCCGCCATGCACGTGAGCGCGGGAGATCTGAGCATCCGTGTCCCGGAGACGGCCCTCGCCGACCCGGATCTGCGGCGCCTTTCACGGACCTTCAACCACATGCTCGAAACGCTCGAAGAAGCCCAACGCCATCAGCAAGAGAGCTCGAAGCAGCTCATCCGCTCCGGCGAGCAGGAGCGGAGAAGGGTTTCACGTGGGCTCTATTCTGACGTCGCTCAACGGCTGGCCGGGGTGTTGGTCCGGCTCCAAACCGATCTGGACCAGCCGTTTTCGGGCACGCCCGGTGGCACTGCCGGTCTGGCGCACGAGATCCGGGCCGCCCTCGATGGAGTCCGCCGGATGGCGCGCCACTTGCATCCGCCCGAACTTGACGAGCTGGGAGTGTACGCGGCGCTTGCAGCCCATGCCCGCTCGGTCACCGAGCAAACCGCAATGGAAGTGAGCCTGATCGGTGACATCCCCGAGCTGCGACTATCCGCTGACGCACGGTTGGAACTCTTTCGAATCGTCGAGGAGTTGACCGCCAACGCGGCACGGCTGGACGCGTCCAAGGTCACCGTGCATTTCCACTCATCGGAGAGTGCGCTGGTCACTAATGTTACCGATGACGGCACGGGTGCGGGCAGCGGACGAGGCTCTGGGGAAATGGGAAGGCATTCCGACTACCTGACCCTCTACGAGAGGGCTCGACACATCGGCGGCACCTTCCAGATCGAGTCCGGCCGAGGCCGGGGCATGCACTTTCGCCTCGTGATTCCGTGGCAGGCCACGGAAACGGAGCGCATGGCCTCGGCCTAG
- a CDS encoding cytochrome c, protein MSTLRRVRRIGRTAAIGVSLSILSLLIPTAGSARQSPIEQGQEIFETTCFACHTVGGGRLVGPDLQGVTERRDEDWIISFVQRSQAVIESGDPAAVALAEEFPGLLMPDNALTDAQVRAVMAFVDEGLATTAAPVELGPATEDQVILGQGLFQGTTRLTNSGPSCNSCHDVTNDAVIGGGILAAELTTVFTRLGGAGVRAVIGSPPFPVMQRAYEGRPLTDEEVVALVGFLEQADAEQAFHQPRDYGPKLFLAGLAGCVILLGFYSLLWNGRMRGSVNQAIYDRQVKST, encoded by the coding sequence ATGTCGACGCTTCGTCGCGTTCGTCGGATCGGAAGAACGGCCGCAATCGGCGTGTCGCTCTCGATTCTCTCTCTGCTCATCCCGACCGCGGGCTCTGCCCGCCAGAGTCCGATTGAGCAGGGACAAGAGATATTCGAGACCACCTGCTTCGCGTGCCACACCGTGGGCGGTGGACGCTTGGTGGGACCCGATTTGCAAGGCGTCACCGAGCGCCGGGACGAAGACTGGATCATCAGCTTCGTGCAGCGTTCGCAAGCCGTCATCGAGTCGGGAGATCCCGCTGCCGTTGCGCTAGCGGAGGAGTTTCCCGGGCTTCTGATGCCCGACAACGCGCTCACCGACGCTCAGGTTCGAGCCGTGATGGCGTTCGTCGACGAGGGACTGGCGACGACGGCAGCGCCGGTCGAGTTGGGACCGGCCACCGAGGATCAGGTGATCCTCGGGCAAGGCCTCTTCCAAGGCACCACGCGCCTGACGAACAGTGGCCCTTCCTGCAACTCGTGTCATGACGTCACCAACGACGCCGTGATCGGTGGAGGCATACTGGCTGCCGAGCTCACGACCGTGTTCACGCGACTCGGAGGTGCCGGCGTCCGGGCCGTCATCGGGAGCCCGCCGTTCCCGGTCATGCAGCGCGCGTATGAGGGCAGGCCGCTCACCGACGAAGAGGTGGTCGCGCTGGTCGGCTTTCTCGAGCAGGCCGATGCCGAGCAGGCGTTTCATCAGCCCAGAGATTACGGCCCGAAGCTGTTCCTGGCCGGTCTCGCCGGGTGCGTGATCCTCCTCGGGTTCTACTCCCTCCTATGGAACGGACGCATGAGGGGCTCCGTCAACCAGGCGATCTACGACAGACAGGTGAAATCCACGTAA
- a CDS encoding PAS domain S-box protein, producing MRKEVTVPVLSAEEYRAIFEASPDGCMVVDSKGVIREMNPQVEALFGWPREELVGQSVETLVPEAQRSGHEQQRHGYTANSYVRPMGAGLDLSGLRRDGSRFPAEISLSPWTSLDGDTRVICCVRDVSDRKRLQDFSEGMLRATEDERRRIARELHDDTAQRLATLMLRVRVLAEEPDEESRSSLLEEIRQEIVETVEGVKRIARGLRPPELSEVGLAAALQSHLRGLREGAGLDVDLEVGLVDPFLDSNERLLIYRVVQEALSNVMRHADVRVARLVVGVDNGSVFAEVSDSGQGFELARSPEGGGGLGLLGMQERATMFGARLTIETAPGEGTRVRIELPKTEGG from the coding sequence ATGAGAAAGGAGGTCACGGTTCCGGTGCTGTCAGCGGAGGAATACCGCGCGATCTTCGAGGCGTCGCCCGATGGTTGCATGGTTGTCGATTCGAAGGGTGTGATTCGCGAAATGAACCCGCAGGTCGAGGCCCTATTTGGCTGGCCGCGTGAAGAGCTGGTAGGTCAGTCGGTAGAGACGCTCGTGCCGGAGGCTCAGCGGTCGGGGCACGAACAGCAACGGCATGGCTACACGGCTAACTCCTACGTTCGCCCGATGGGTGCCGGACTCGACCTGAGCGGTCTGCGTCGGGATGGATCGCGATTCCCAGCCGAGATCAGCCTCAGCCCCTGGACGTCACTGGACGGTGACACACGGGTGATTTGCTGCGTGCGCGACGTGTCCGATAGAAAGCGTCTTCAGGATTTCTCGGAGGGCATGCTGCGCGCCACGGAAGACGAGCGCCGACGGATCGCTCGGGAGCTACACGACGACACTGCGCAGCGTCTCGCAACCTTGATGCTTCGAGTGCGCGTGCTTGCTGAGGAGCCAGATGAGGAGAGCCGGAGCTCGCTGCTCGAGGAAATCCGCCAAGAGATCGTCGAGACCGTCGAGGGGGTAAAGCGCATCGCTCGGGGCCTCCGGCCCCCGGAACTCAGCGAGGTAGGCCTCGCTGCCGCGCTTCAGTCCCACTTGAGGGGCCTTCGCGAGGGGGCCGGGTTGGATGTCGATTTGGAGGTCGGGCTCGTGGATCCATTCCTCGACTCCAACGAGCGCCTCTTGATCTACCGAGTCGTTCAGGAGGCGCTGTCGAACGTGATGAGGCATGCCGACGTGCGGGTCGCGCGCCTGGTGGTGGGCGTCGACAACGGATCGGTCTTTGCCGAGGTGTCGGACTCTGGACAGGGCTTCGAACTCGCACGCAGTCCCGAGGGGGGAGGGGGGCTCGGCTTGTTGGGCATGCAGGAGCGCGCCACCATGTTCGGAGCTCGATTGACGATCGAGACTGCTCCCGGTGAGGGAACCCGGGTTCGCATCGAACTCCCAAAGACGGAAGGCGGCTAG
- a CDS encoding nitrate reductase subunit alpha, giving the protein MGWIKDIVSPETRKWEEFYRNRFQHDRIVRSTHGVNCTGGCSWQIHVKDGIVTWETQQIDYPLLEDSLPPYEPRGCQRGISYSWYLYSPLRIKYPLIRAALIDAFRAKKRETGDAMKAWKALQADEGARRKYQQARGKGGFRRASWDEVMEIMAVANISTAEEYGPDRVIGFSPIPAMSMLSYAAGARFLQLFGGVNLSFYDWYCDLPTAFPEIWGEQTDVCESADWYNSKMIADMGACLNMTRTPDCHFFAESRHNGTKAVVFSPDFSQVCKYADQWVPLHAGSDGAFWMATTHVILKEFHHEKQTPYFLDYVKKYTDSPYLVKLEKDGDNYKPGRLLRANEIGEYEDISNGDWKFVNIDAATGDFVVPKGSSGSRWDEKQGNWNMKYENIADDQPYDPVLTLLGRTEQVVQTAFTEFGLDQTVYRGVPVMEVQTPDGTALVTTVYDLTMAQYGVSRGLPGAYPEDYTDKDAAYTPAWQEIFTGVASATVLQFAREWANTAEVTGGKCMIIVGAGINHWYHGNLMYRAGAMALMLTGCVGKNGGGLNHYVGQEKLAPVDSWSAIAFAKDHVGAVRLQQAPIWHYINTCQYRYDGQFSKYNTVPDNDMTRQHTADQIYKSVRMGWMPFYPQFDQNTLDLCREAIENGATDDDGIKQYVLDKLKSKELKYSVSDPEAPENFPRVWYIWRGNAIMGSMKGHEYALKHYLGTHHNSIAEDSEDHTTEVKWHEFAPVGKMDLIVDLNFRMDSSALYSDIVLPAASWYEKADLNSTDLHSFIHPLSAAIAPVWESKTDWNIFRDLAKVTSMAAEKYFSEPQKDIVASPIAHDSSGEIAQPVIKDWYRGECEPILGKTMHDLTVVDRDYTKLHEKFITLGERIRTTGLGAHGNPYDCADMYDEMITSNHFPVERENGSVLPSLREDVSAANAVLHLSTLTNGVLNMRAYRDAEKRTGLELADLGAGSEDVRIRYADLQAQPRRYNTAPAWSGIMTGGRAYAAYTYNVEKLVPWRTLTGRQHFYLDHEMYLAYGENLPTYKPSPKPAAYGDLKTTLKNGEARILNCLTPHGKWHIHSTYMENHRMLTLSRGCEPVWMSEADAEALDIQDNDWVEVYNDHGVYAARACVSARIPKGVCIVYHVPERTVGIPKSQVRGGKRAGGHNSFTRIHLKPNFLAGGYGQFTYGFNYWGPIAPNRDTHVVVKRMDKVVF; this is encoded by the coding sequence ATGGGTTGGATCAAAGACATCGTTTCGCCGGAGACGCGGAAGTGGGAGGAGTTCTACCGCAACCGCTTCCAGCACGACCGCATCGTGCGCAGCACGCACGGTGTGAACTGTACCGGAGGCTGCTCCTGGCAGATCCACGTCAAGGACGGGATCGTGACGTGGGAGACGCAGCAGATCGACTACCCGCTGCTCGAGGACTCACTGCCTCCGTACGAGCCACGAGGGTGCCAGCGTGGCATCTCCTATTCTTGGTACCTCTATAGCCCCCTCCGCATCAAGTATCCGCTCATTCGGGCCGCTTTGATCGACGCCTTCCGCGCGAAGAAGCGCGAAACGGGAGACGCGATGAAGGCCTGGAAAGCGCTTCAGGCCGACGAGGGTGCGCGACGCAAATACCAACAGGCACGCGGCAAGGGTGGTTTCCGGCGAGCGAGTTGGGATGAGGTCATGGAGATCATGGCGGTGGCCAACATCAGCACCGCCGAGGAGTACGGGCCCGACCGGGTGATCGGTTTCAGCCCGATCCCGGCCATGTCGATGCTGAGCTACGCCGCGGGCGCGCGCTTCCTCCAGCTCTTTGGGGGCGTCAACCTCAGCTTCTACGACTGGTACTGCGACCTGCCGACCGCCTTCCCGGAGATCTGGGGAGAGCAGACCGACGTCTGTGAAAGCGCCGACTGGTACAACTCGAAGATGATCGCGGACATGGGTGCGTGCCTCAATATGACGCGCACGCCTGACTGCCACTTCTTCGCCGAGTCACGGCACAACGGGACAAAGGCTGTGGTTTTCTCGCCCGACTTCAGTCAGGTGTGCAAGTACGCAGATCAGTGGGTGCCGCTACACGCGGGAAGTGACGGCGCGTTCTGGATGGCGACGACCCACGTGATCCTCAAGGAATTCCATCACGAGAAGCAGACGCCGTACTTCCTCGACTATGTGAAGAAGTACACCGACAGCCCCTACCTCGTGAAGCTGGAGAAGGACGGGGACAACTACAAACCTGGCCGCCTGCTGCGCGCCAACGAGATCGGCGAGTACGAGGACATCTCGAACGGCGACTGGAAGTTCGTGAACATCGACGCCGCTACTGGCGACTTCGTGGTTCCAAAAGGCAGCTCCGGTTCCCGGTGGGACGAGAAGCAGGGCAACTGGAACATGAAGTATGAAAACATTGCCGACGATCAGCCGTACGATCCAGTGCTCACGCTGCTCGGACGGACCGAGCAGGTGGTCCAGACCGCGTTCACTGAGTTCGGACTCGATCAGACTGTGTACCGTGGTGTTCCGGTCATGGAGGTCCAGACTCCAGACGGAACGGCGTTGGTCACGACCGTCTACGACCTCACGATGGCGCAGTACGGCGTGAGCCGTGGACTGCCCGGCGCATACCCCGAGGACTACACCGACAAGGACGCCGCGTACACGCCGGCCTGGCAGGAGATCTTCACCGGCGTCGCTTCCGCCACGGTTCTCCAGTTCGCGCGTGAGTGGGCGAATACCGCGGAGGTGACCGGCGGGAAGTGCATGATCATCGTGGGCGCCGGCATCAACCACTGGTATCACGGGAACCTCATGTACCGGGCGGGCGCCATGGCGCTCATGCTCACGGGTTGCGTGGGTAAGAACGGTGGCGGCCTCAACCACTACGTGGGCCAGGAGAAGCTCGCGCCCGTGGACTCCTGGAGCGCGATCGCGTTCGCCAAGGACCACGTCGGTGCGGTTCGGCTCCAGCAGGCGCCCATTTGGCACTACATCAACACGTGCCAATACCGCTACGACGGACAGTTCTCCAAGTACAACACGGTGCCCGACAACGACATGACGCGGCAGCACACCGCCGACCAGATCTACAAATCGGTTCGCATGGGCTGGATGCCGTTCTATCCGCAGTTCGATCAGAACACCCTGGACCTATGTAGGGAGGCCATCGAGAACGGGGCCACGGACGACGACGGCATCAAGCAGTACGTGCTCGACAAGCTCAAGAGCAAGGAGTTGAAGTACTCGGTGAGCGATCCCGAAGCCCCCGAGAACTTCCCGCGCGTGTGGTACATCTGGAGAGGCAACGCGATCATGGGGAGCATGAAGGGGCACGAATACGCCCTGAAGCACTACCTGGGCACGCACCACAACTCGATCGCGGAGGACTCCGAAGACCACACCACGGAAGTGAAGTGGCATGAGTTCGCGCCTGTCGGCAAGATGGATCTCATCGTCGATCTGAACTTCCGCATGGACTCCTCGGCGCTGTACTCGGACATCGTGCTCCCGGCGGCTTCCTGGTACGAGAAGGCGGACCTCAACAGCACCGACCTACACTCCTTCATCCACCCGCTGTCCGCGGCGATCGCGCCGGTGTGGGAGTCCAAGACCGACTGGAACATCTTCCGCGACCTCGCGAAGGTCACCAGCATGGCGGCCGAGAAGTACTTCTCGGAGCCGCAAAAGGATATCGTCGCCTCCCCCATCGCACATGATTCCTCCGGTGAGATTGCGCAACCGGTCATCAAAGACTGGTACCGTGGTGAGTGCGAGCCAATCCTGGGCAAGACCATGCACGACCTCACCGTGGTGGATCGCGACTATACCAAGCTGCACGAGAAGTTCATCACGCTCGGTGAGCGCATCCGCACCACCGGCCTCGGTGCGCACGGGAATCCGTACGACTGCGCGGACATGTACGACGAGATGATCACGTCCAACCACTTCCCGGTGGAGCGTGAGAACGGCAGCGTGCTGCCCTCGCTGAGAGAGGACGTGTCGGCGGCCAACGCGGTGCTTCACCTCTCGACGCTGACGAACGGCGTGCTCAACATGCGCGCGTACCGAGACGCGGAGAAACGTACCGGCCTCGAGCTCGCGGATCTCGGGGCCGGCAGCGAGGACGTCCGGATCCGGTATGCGGATCTCCAGGCTCAGCCCCGGCGCTACAACACCGCGCCGGCGTGGTCCGGGATCATGACCGGTGGCCGGGCGTACGCCGCCTACACCTATAACGTCGAGAAGCTGGTTCCGTGGCGGACGCTCACGGGTCGGCAACACTTCTACCTCGACCACGAGATGTACCTGGCGTACGGCGAAAACCTGCCGACGTACAAGCCGTCTCCCAAGCCGGCCGCGTACGGCGATCTCAAGACCACGCTGAAGAACGGCGAAGCTCGCATCCTCAACTGCCTCACCCCGCACGGGAAGTGGCACATCCACTCCACCTACATGGAGAATCACCGGATGCTGACGCTCTCCCGGGGCTGCGAGCCCGTCTGGATGAGCGAGGCCGATGCGGAGGCGCTCGACATCCAGGACAACGACTGGGTCGAGGTCTACAACGACCACGGTGTGTACGCCGCGCGCGCATGCGTGAGCGCCCGGATTCCCAAGGGCGTCTGCATCGTCTACCACGTGCCGGAGCGTACCGTCGGCATCCCCAAGTCCCAGGTACGTGGCGGCAAGCGGGCCGGGGGTCACAACAGCTTCACGCGTATCCACCTCAAGCCGAATTTTCTCGCCGGAGGCTACGGGCAGTTCACCTACGGCTTCAACTACTGGGGCCCCATCGCCCCGAATCGCGACACCCATGTCGTGGTCAAACGCATGGACAAGGTGGTGTTCTGA